The following proteins come from a genomic window of Frankia casuarinae:
- a CDS encoding rubrerythrin family protein encodes MSEPTGEPVDEQARGFLFADLRAAFASEATAVQRYTYFAQVAEIEGHMEVARLFTEMAESVACVAHGHIDFLQQVGDPSTEMPMGDTPLNLAAAVAGAAEAATKHYPRLVALAHTEGIADAASWLTTLCALKNAHVQRLGAALSELTGRAAAPAEAG; translated from the coding sequence ATGAGCGAACCGACCGGAGAACCGGTTGACGAGCAGGCCCGAGGTTTCTTGTTCGCTGATCTGCGGGCGGCGTTCGCCAGTGAGGCGACGGCGGTGCAGCGCTATACCTATTTCGCCCAGGTGGCCGAGATCGAGGGCCACATGGAGGTGGCGAGGCTATTCACTGAGATGGCCGAGAGCGTAGCCTGTGTCGCCCACGGACACATCGACTTCCTTCAGCAGGTCGGTGATCCGAGCACTGAGATGCCGATGGGTGATACTCCGCTCAACCTTGCGGCCGCAGTCGCGGGCGCGGCCGAGGCGGCCACCAAGCACTATCCTCGGCTAGTTGCGCTGGCGCACACCGAGGGGATAGCCGACGCGGCGAGTTGGCTGACCACGTTGTGCGCGCTGAAGAACGCACATGTGCAGCGTCTGGGGGCCGCACTGTCCGAGTTGACCGGTCGGGCCGCCGCGCCTGCCGAGGCCGGATGA
- a CDS encoding IS701 family transposase, with protein sequence MTPEEMAVVRPVVEEFAARMFVDLPRRDQRAKGELYLRGLLLDGKRKSVQPMAERLGVDHQQLQQLQQFLRNSTWDYAEVRARLAGWAVGFVRPEALVIDDTGFVKDGAASPGVARMYSGTLGKVGNCQIGVSVHAATDWASAALDWRLFLPASWDDTGLDDPDEAAVVRARREKAGVPDGARHREKWRLALDMLDEIAGWGVPARPVLADAGYGDCAQFRQGLTDRGLVYTVGVTPTATAHPGAAEPVTAPYTGSGRPPLPAYPDPPATLKALVLAAGRGALRWVTWRRGTHKTPGNTAALMRSRFLALRVRPAAKALTRDDDRSLPACWLLAEWPPGKNEPTDYWLSTLPPDIPLRRLVRLAKLRWRVEHDYRELKDGLGLDHYEGRSFDGWHRHVTLTCLAQALCTQLRRTPKAPAPA encoded by the coding sequence GTGACGCCGGAGGAGATGGCGGTGGTGCGTCCGGTCGTGGAGGAGTTCGCGGCGCGGATGTTCGTGGATCTGCCGCGTAGGGATCAGCGGGCCAAGGGTGAGCTGTATCTGCGGGGGCTGCTGTTGGACGGGAAGCGCAAGAGCGTGCAGCCGATGGCGGAGCGCCTCGGGGTGGATCATCAGCAGTTGCAGCAGTTGCAGCAGTTCCTGCGGAACTCGACGTGGGACTACGCCGAGGTTCGCGCCCGGCTGGCCGGCTGGGCGGTCGGGTTCGTCCGCCCGGAGGCGCTGGTCATCGATGACACGGGCTTCGTGAAGGACGGGGCGGCGTCGCCTGGGGTGGCCCGGATGTACTCGGGGACGTTGGGCAAGGTCGGGAACTGTCAGATCGGGGTGTCCGTGCACGCGGCGACGGACTGGGCGTCGGCGGCGCTGGACTGGCGGCTGTTCCTGCCTGCCAGCTGGGACGACACCGGCCTCGACGACCCGGACGAGGCCGCGGTGGTGCGTGCCCGCCGCGAGAAGGCAGGTGTTCCCGACGGTGCGCGGCATCGGGAGAAGTGGCGTCTGGCGCTGGACATGCTCGACGAGATCGCCGGCTGGGGTGTGCCCGCCCGGCCGGTACTCGCCGACGCCGGCTACGGCGACTGCGCGCAGTTCCGCCAGGGCCTGACCGACCGCGGCCTGGTCTACACGGTCGGGGTCACCCCGACCGCCACCGCCCACCCGGGGGCCGCCGAACCCGTGACCGCGCCGTACACGGGCAGCGGTCGCCCGCCGCTGCCTGCCTACCCGGACCCGCCGGCGACCTTGAAAGCCCTGGTCCTGGCCGCCGGCCGCGGTGCGCTGCGGTGGGTGACCTGGCGGCGCGGCACCCACAAGACCCCCGGCAACACGGCCGCGCTGATGCGCTCCAGGTTCCTGGCCCTGCGGGTCCGCCCCGCCGCCAAAGCCCTGACCCGAGACGATGACCGCAGCCTGCCCGCCTGCTGGCTGCTCGCCGAATGGCCCCCTGGCAAGAACGAACCCACCGACTACTGGCTGTCCACCCTGCCCCCGGACATCCCCCTGCGCCGACTCGTCCGGCTCGCGAAGCTGCGCTGGCGCGTCGAGCACGACTACCGCGAACTCAAAGACGGCCTCGGCCTGGACCACTACGAAGGCCGATCCTTCGACGGCTGGCACCGCCACGTCACCCTCACCTGCCTCGCCCAAGCCCTCTGCACCCAGCTGCGCCGCACCCCAAAAGCCCCTGCGCCGGCCTGA